The following are encoded in a window of Saccharothrix longispora genomic DNA:
- a CDS encoding GAF and ANTAR domain-containing protein, with the protein MQEHVPAGQLDEATEALEELAGVLADDQSMEDALRQLAESVSRVIPDAEDVSVTVVTPEGASTAAATDERVVAIDSDQYAAGNGPCLEAARTRRPVRATREDGRRRWPEFARAAERADVCAYLSAPLVIDDDVIGSLNLYSSRESAFDPFDEALLRLFTTAASTTITGFRRYDRSRALIRHLQAALESRAEIDQAKGVLMAAHGIDDSEAFARLVAESQRHNTKLRDVARNLLASVRRP; encoded by the coding sequence ATGCAGGAGCACGTCCCGGCCGGCCAACTGGACGAGGCGACCGAGGCGCTGGAGGAGTTGGCCGGCGTGCTGGCCGACGACCAGTCGATGGAGGACGCGCTCCGGCAGTTGGCCGAGTCCGTGTCCCGCGTCATCCCGGACGCGGAGGACGTCTCGGTGACCGTGGTGACCCCCGAGGGCGCGTCCACGGCCGCGGCGACCGACGAGAGGGTCGTCGCGATCGACAGCGACCAGTACGCGGCGGGCAACGGGCCGTGCCTGGAGGCCGCGCGCACCCGCAGACCCGTGCGGGCCACCCGCGAGGACGGCAGGCGGAGGTGGCCGGAGTTCGCCCGCGCCGCGGAGCGGGCCGACGTGTGCGCCTACCTGTCCGCGCCGCTCGTCATCGACGACGACGTGATCGGCTCGCTCAACCTCTACAGCTCGCGGGAGAGCGCCTTCGACCCGTTCGACGAGGCCCTGCTCCGGTTGTTCACCACCGCCGCGTCCACCACCATCACCGGCTTCCGCCGCTACGACCGGTCGCGCGCGCTCATCCGGCACCTCCAGGCGGCGCTGGAGTCGCGCGCCGAGATCGACCAGGCCAAGGGCGTGCTCATGGCCGCGCACGGCATCGACGACAGCGAGGCGTTCGCCCGGCTCGTCGCCGAGTCGCAGCGGCACAACACCAAGCTCCGCGACGTCGCCCGCAACCTGCTGGCGTCCGTGCGCCGGCCCTGA
- a CDS encoding response regulator transcription factor: MRVLLVEDDDGVAGALVAALVDNGHRPSRVARGADALLAHRGFDLLLLDLGLPDLDGLEVLRKVRRISPVPVLVLTARGDERSIVRGLRLGADDYLVKPVRLGELLARMDAVARRSAARTGPGDRAVRVGDVEVDLEARRVVVGGVEVALTTKEFDVLAALAGRAGTAVSRQQVMDEVWGDAYLAVSRSLDVHVAGLRAKLARPGLLTTIRGFGYRLGE; the protein is encoded by the coding sequence GTGCGCGTGCTGCTCGTCGAGGACGACGACGGGGTCGCCGGGGCGCTCGTGGCGGCGTTGGTGGACAACGGGCACCGCCCCAGCAGGGTGGCGCGGGGCGCCGACGCCCTGCTCGCCCACCGGGGCTTCGACCTGCTGCTGCTCGACCTCGGCCTGCCCGACCTGGACGGCCTGGAGGTGCTGCGCAAGGTGCGCCGGATCTCACCGGTGCCCGTCCTGGTGCTGACCGCGCGCGGCGACGAGCGGTCGATCGTGCGCGGCCTGCGCCTGGGCGCGGACGACTACCTGGTCAAGCCGGTGCGCCTGGGCGAACTGCTGGCCCGGATGGACGCGGTGGCGCGGCGCAGCGCGGCGCGCACCGGCCCCGGGGACCGCGCGGTGCGGGTGGGCGACGTCGAGGTGGACCTGGAGGCCAGGCGGGTGGTGGTCGGCGGCGTCGAGGTCGCGCTGACCACGAAGGAGTTCGACGTGCTGGCCGCGCTGGCCGGGCGGGCGGGCACGGCGGTGAGCCGCCAGCAGGTCATGGACGAGGTGTGGGGTGACGCGTACCTGGCCGTGTCGCGGTCGCTGGACGTGCACGTGGCGGGCTTGCGGGCGAAGCTGGCCCGCCCCGGCCTGCTGACCACGATCCGCGGCTTCGGCTACCGGTTGGGCGAGTAG